aattatttaaagatgaGAAGAGAACTAAAGGTTTAGAGTTACTTGTAAGAGAACAAAGAACAAAATCTTTAACTTCTAAAAGTTAGGAATAAAAGGAAACCAAAATTTCGTGTGGAAAATATTCATTTCTTAAAACtttcaatatttgttttcattaagTATTTCTTTAAATGCATTAGTTATTGGAATTAATgcctttatttatattaaagagTCTAATAATGACATAAATTAGCAAGTTTGTATTGGTATGcagtaaatattaaatgttcGTTTGTATTCAACATTTAGTGAAAGCGCGTGTGACCAACAAATTTAAACATCAAAGcaacttcttatttttcttcctttataaaccacttttatttacaagtttgaacagaatatattattaattttgttgtgttatggaaaaaaatatattaaattaattaattaaaaaataaaataaaagtgatgaTCTTACCCGActcaaaaaaacataataaaagtgCCATGCAATAAAACACTTTATTATAAAGGAGTCCAAACTTACCTTTgattatattcaaatattattgttaggatatttatcctatttatcatatcatgattatattgtgtctagggttactctaattatcataattatattgtgtctagattactctaattatcataattatattgtgtctagattactctaattatcataattatattgtgtctaggttactctaattatcatgattatattgtgtctaggttactctaattatcatgattatattgtgtctaggttactctaattatcatgtactcttatatcaatttattattataaatagaagattatgagagggatcaatcaagccctctagaattattttatagtttaattctcaagtattataactaataaatttaaatagattgaCATATTAGTTCTTATTTATCCTatctgttattatttattaaacagatattatttttttatgtaagtaTTATTCTAatggaaatatttatattcatccTATAAATATAACTAGTATTTTCTAAGGAATACTACATCAAACTTCATACTTCATAACCACTCTCATAAAAATCCTAACCCTCTTCTCAAAGTACCCTTAGGACTTTGTCACCTATTTACAAAGTCTAGGCTATGCTCACCAGAAACTTATGTTTatggatgacaaaaaaatttgcGGGTATGGATATCCGCGGCTAAAATTTACGACGGATAGTTACAATCCACGATATTTACTATCTGCAGGTAACGAGTagcagatattttaatacccgcttctaaacggATTGGATACAGGTAGTATACTATCTGACTCGCTAGTACCTGTTACTagcaaaaaataacaaaaaataatttatatatatttttaattaaaaataacattaaattatattttattaggttaaatttaattaaaattaaattttaatttatattatattatagtttttgtgatttatttaacttttattttaaaaatgtataaaatatgttttttgcaGATATTTACGAGTacccgcgggttttaaaatactcgCAGGTATTTTCTAAACGGATCGAGTAACAGATACAATTTTATCCGACGGGTCGAATTGCGAATAGATACTATCCATACCCGACCCAACCCGTTGTCATCTCTATTTATGTTTCTATCTAACCCAATAGACATATTAAAAAGTGACTCAATTAACGTGGCCCAATATGTATATTAGAAGTGTGACCCAATAAGATCCTTCGTTATTAAGTATTccaaacttatatttatttggaccaaatttatatattacaatttaatctcacatattgattattattattattttattattattataatgttattataCTCTAGTGTTAATTTAATAGGAAGATAAACTTACATTCCATTTTAATTCTATATATACaactaatattttcaaaatatactcATTTCATAATAACTTTCACATGAGGTACATTTTTCCTCTTATCAATAAAGAGGTCGAACAATTAAATCATCTTTAGGATTTATTCCATTGTTCCAAAATCCACGCTCAATATTCGATAAGATGTGAAAAAAAAGATCTTTTGTATCTCTTtacttttttagaaaataaaaaacaaaattatggaTAAGAGTGATTAGTAGAATGTTGTATTCTTAAAATAgatttgtgatttgttaaaTTTGTCGGGTGTATTTGATaagaataaataacattttttttataacattttaataccgtgtcattatgtgattggtgcaggatgatttttataattattattattgattcgAGTCACGTAGAGTCGTCAAAACGGGTCACAATCCGCGAGCCAACCCAGCTCaatttttatgcgggtcagatttcaattCGATTCATTTAAATCCGGCTCATACGGGTTTAAgtcgtggtgggccgggttgaccCGCCAATCcacctatctaattttatttttttaatttactattttatttatgaaaccctaaaaaataaaatactcttgtatataaaaaaagtaacctctatGTAggtttgttgtgtttgtttttggatgacatttggattatattgtactttttattattattttgaattgtctttagtttaacattattttttgaaagtgaaatttatttaaatttgaatatagaaagtttgtaatttttttatttaaaaaaaattgtaattaaatgggctagtgagccaacctgtTTACCCACCAATCCATGATTAGTCGAGCTCGGTTCAGATTtgtctgactcgctaataaatgaaccggAATTGGCTCATTAAGTGACCAACCGGTGGACCGGACCGGATCGAGCTGGGTTACTCTCTTTGACATCTCTACAATCAcgtaatgaaattaaaaaaagttgtgaaaTTATCCTTATCTATCATGTATTTGATAATATCATTTTCAATAgtatttcttcatcttcttaagAAACTTGAATGCGTGTGGGTCCACATTCTGTGTATAAAATCTTGCAGCACGCAACAACTCTTCATCGTCTTTCCTTCTCTGTTTTTTGCTTCTTCaatttgcatttttatttttctctaacaGTTAAATATTTGCACCTTTGTGTACATTAGGTTTTCCCCTTCTTCGTCAATGTTTTCTTCCCAGACAAGTTGCGTTCTTTCCCAAGATATGATCTTGGAAATTTTGTCTTGGCTTCCGGTGAAGGATCTCCTGCGATTCAAGTGCGTTTCAAAAGGGTGGAACCAACTTGTCTCTGATCCTGCATTTGTGAAACTTCACCTTCAAAGGTCCTCAAAAAACACTCACATGTTATTAACCTTTTCAGATTCCCTTAGCTATAGAACAAGACATTTTGCCATCGTTTGTCCTATACAAGATTTACTTGAAAACCCATCATCCACCCTCGAAACTTTACATCACAAATATCTCCCCTTCAACCGCAATTACAATGTTTTGGGTTCCTGCAACGGCTTGGTGTGCTTACAAGATTCTAGTATTGACGATGAATTTGAAGAATGCTGGTTTCGGATGGGGAATCCCGCAACAAGGGTGATGAGTAATGAGTCCCCACATATTCGTATCAATCGCAGCCATTATGAATATCCTTTCTGGTTAGTGTATGGGTTTGGGTACGATGAATGGAGTGACACTTACCAAGTTGTGTTATTGGATAACAACAAGAATAAATCACAGAAACTGGAGGTAAAAGTTTGTTCTTTAGGGGATAATTGTTGGAGAAATACTTTAACTTGTGATGCTGTTCCGTTTCTAATTGGGCGTAGGCTTCGTGGAATTTGTGGTTCTTTCGTGAGTGGTACTTTAAACTGGTTAGCATATCCGAAATCCCGCGCTGGTGATGATGAACGAGGAGGAACTAAAATGAATGAGTTAGAAATATTTTCTTACGATCTAAAGAAGGAGATTTGTAGCTATTTCTGTATGCCTGATGAGATTTTAGAAGTTAGTCCTGTTGGGGCTGCGCTTGAGGTTTTGAATGGTTGTCTGTGTCTTTCTCATTATCATGAGAATGATTTTGTTGTGTGGATGAAGAGGGACTTTAAGGATGAAAAATCTTGGTCAAAGTTGCTGAATTGTAAGAATTATCCTTCGAGTTGTTGCTGCTGTCCTCGTTACATGGACATCATTTGTATGCGTGAGAATGATGATGTCGTGCTGATTGCAGACGCAGGTTTCGAATCAGCATTTATTTGGTGTAACATCAGAGACAATAGAATGGAGGGTAGTGAAATTTACAACGATGACAAATTTAATCTTTCCTCTTATGATTATGTTCATAGCTTGGTTTTGCCGTATAAGATTTAAGtacctttatgttttttttaattgatgctCTTGATTATTAAGGCTACGGAGGTTCCTAAGTATGCTGTGAATGGGTTGTGCTAGCTTGGTTCTACCTTGTCAAGCTAAGGATCATATGAAGTAAAGAGTGTATGGTTAATTAGgagaaacaatattttaatatagttttttcttataattttaatataatatatatgtgttattttttaattgattgattatttatttgttattataataatatattttaaactcaaTTATGATGTAATGTATTTGGTTTCTATCCAATAGTAACCATAATAATTTTCTGATAAAGAAATTGATATTATTAAGAGTAACAGTAGtttttgtgttttcattttatgattttttggtTATTTAGATTATCTAAACTCATTCACTTTCTCTTAAATAACATGGACAATGTGATAGTGTAACATTTCATTTGATAATTCATAATTGATATATTGTAATATCATACCGggaaatataaaagattttacacatgacacatttttttaagttattctcTACTTTCTCTTTAGATTTCTAATatcatcttttatcttttttaagaTAAGAGATTAATTATCATAGAAATCCTTCATCTTTTTTAAAGATTAGAGATTATTATAGAAATcttaactaaaaacaaaaactatttttgtcattaaaataagttcaacttttgcttcttttttttcttgagtcatttgaaacattttaaacTTAAGTGTGTACATATTACTCATGAGAACTCAAGATTATTAGGATATGTTTATATCATTCATGTGAATTTTCTTTATGTAAATAGATGAAGTGAGAGTTAGAGCTTTTAGAAATAAAGTTGAATTAGAATTCTTCAATCCAGGTACAATAAgttagtcaatttataatagtattttaatttaatgatgtAATGTTGAAGAAAgcatgatttttgttttgttaaaagaagtttagTTTTGATTAATTGAAAGGTACACCTAGGTTGTTGAATGTTGAGTACCAAGGTTGAAATagaatgttgttttaaaaactttttctctGAACCATACTTTCAAAAACCCTGTACTTTCTCGTGAATTCAATTGACAcaacaataagaaaaacaatcaaAGATGATAGAGAGAAGCAAAACACACAAGTATTTATAGTATTTCAGATTTCACTTATTCAACGTCTTGTATGAGTTTTTCAACTCACTAGTATAGAATCGACATCAAACTACAAAATATCcaacgtaaattattgaccggtggcattttcgtaataAGTGgtcatatagacatcggttaggAGGGACCTGAcatctataattttatagatgTCACCCTCCCCTCCTAACTGTCGTCTACAGGACTGACAGGTAGGTGATAAGTCATTTTTTCCACCATATAGACGTTTGTTTCCGCCACTCTGACGTCTATAAACGTCGGGCCCCCTTGTAACTCACATCTATAAATGGCCTGACAGAGTAGGTGAAAAGTTGTCTTGGACATCTATATACaccacgaatattaatttttaatttgaatgaacgtcatattagtgaggtcACTGACGTCTAGTCGAGAATAGAAGTCGGACACTGGGGGGTCCGACATTTAGATTCCTATTAAATCAGAATTCGTGAACCCGCGGTTacgcgcacttcatcgtcttcctcctcgccttttctctctgtggcattgcatttccaggtgcgttttatctcttttgaaccgtttaaacttacttttactccgattaaattagtctttgacGGATTATCTtctatttgaaccgattaaaatgagttttcgttgtgttttagtgcaattttgctCATGTCTTTAGGTAACGTAGtagcaccttctccctttgctagcttcctTGTAAGAAAAGTTgtgtcttttggatctcttatggcatttcaacccaaaaccgaacttgggtccttgcctagttctcatgtcaccgtattctttttcattggcgattggaatggaactaggcaaagACCAAGgttcagttttgggttgaaatgccataagagatccaaaagacgcaagcttttcttatgAGGAAACTAGTAAAGGTAGAaggtgctactaggctatccaaagacacgagcaaaactgcattaaaacacaacgaaaGCTCAGTAGACATTGGTTAATGCCATGTccaacgtctatagtgcccttagacgtcggttagtgccatgtccgacgtctttATAGTGTCCTTAGATGTCAGACATGACATTAACTGACGTCTTTATAGTGCCCGTAGACATCGGTTAATGTCATGTTCGACGTCTTTATAGATGTCGGATTCTATaagtccgacgtcccattagCGTCACCCATAAAGACGCCGGATCAGGATCTGACGTTAATAGCCTAAAATAACATATGTCTAAAGTGTAACACCCCGAATTTTTGAGATGTCACAGcgtaaattcttttttaaaaaaacataacctttccataaaatattcattaaaaatgatCAAACTTTACTCTATtgaaatgcaaatgcaaaacaaatatataaacattgtCTGAAAAGTTTtgaatatcacttttacataaaaatatagcaAATATGAAAACTCTTTAAGTAATAAACAATTAACCCCGAAATCAAAGATCCCAACTCTCGTCAGCTACTTCAATTCGATCTTATCTACAACGCCATCTACtctcgtacaagtacgatcattgcaggtggaaaccacaaccacaacattgcaagggtgagctaacataaacaaatcatcaaaacaattcatTGACAACTACACTATCAGGAATCAAAGTCACCTGCATATAatcatacaaatatttattacagtAACCAAATCTCACCCAGACACACTCGATCACTCACCAACTCATACTTAATTTATTGAAACCATTCACCACATATTTTGAATCACTACCGGTTACTTACATACAACAT
This genomic interval from Vigna radiata var. radiata cultivar VC1973A chromosome 8, Vradiata_ver6, whole genome shotgun sequence contains the following:
- the LOC106770163 gene encoding F-box/kelch-repeat protein At3g23880-like; translated protein: MFSSQTSCVLSQDMILEILSWLPVKDLLRFKCVSKGWNQLVSDPAFVKLHLQRSSKNTHMLLTFSDSLSYRTRHFAIVCPIQDLLENPSSTLETLHHKYLPFNRNYNVLGSCNGLVCLQDSSIDDEFEECWFRMGNPATRVMSNESPHIRINRSHYEYPFWLVYGFGYDEWSDTYQVVLLDNNKNKSQKLEVKVCSLGDNCWRNTLTCDAVPFLIGRRLRGICGSFVSGTLNWLAYPKSRAGDDERGGTKMNELEIFSYDLKKEICSYFCMPDEILEVSPVGAALEVLNGCLCLSHYHENDFVVWMKRDFKDEKSWSKLLNCKNYPSSCCCCPRYMDIICMRENDDVVLIADAGFESAFIWCNIRDNRMEGSEIYNDDKFNLSSYDYVHSLVLPYKI